CCAGCGCACCAACGGCCAGGTGGTGTTCCAGTTCGCCCCGACCAAGGCGCTGACCACCACCCTCGACTACACCTACTCGGAAAACAAGGTCCAGACCCGTCGCAACGACGTCTCGGCCTGGTTCAACTTCGGCCCCTCGTCGAGCTCCTGGACCGACGGCCCGGTCGCCAGCCCGCTGGTGTACACCGAGCTGATCCCGGCCGGCAACAGCGACATCGCCATGGGCGCGGCGGACTTCGCCACCAAGAACGAGAACAAGTCGCTCGGCTTCAACGCGGCCTGGAAGGTCAACAGCGACGTCCGCCTCGAGTTCGACATCCACCACTCGACCGCCGAATCGACCCCGGACAGCCCCTACGGTTCGAGCAACACCCTGGGCACCGCGAGCTTCAGCCGCGGCGACACCTCGGTCGACTTCACCCAGGAATTCCCGGTCCTGAGCATCAAGGGCGCCGACTTCGCGCGCGCCCCGCAGCAGGTCACCGGCTCGGTGTTCGAGAACGGCTACATGAAGACTGAGATCGACCAGGTCCAGACCCACGGCAGCTGGAAGATGCTCGAAGCGTCCGAGCTGAAGTTCGGCCTGGCGGCGACCAAGGTCGACTACCGCTCGGCCTTCTCGGTGCAGCAGCGCGACACCTGGACCGGCGCCACCAGCCCGGCCGACTACCCGGCCAGCGCCTTCCACCGCGAGACCCTGCGCAAGTACTTCGACAACCTGAGCGGCAGCGGCAACCCGAACCTGTTCAACCAGTTCAACACCTTCGACTTCGAAGAAGTGCGCAACCTGGCGATCAAGGCCACCGGCCGCCCCGACCTGTACACGCCGAAGACCACCTACGACACCGACCGCCGCACGGAAGAGAAGTCGAAGAGCCTGTACCTTCAGTTCAACACCGACTGGGATACCCGCTTCCCGCTGCACACCTCGATCGGCGTGCGCTACGAGAAGACCGACGTCACCTCGACCGCGCTGGTGCCGACCCCGCTGGCGATCACCTGGGTTTCGCAGAACGAGCTGCCGATCAAGTTCGGCGACGCCGGCTTCACCACCCTCAAGGGCAAGTACAACCACGTGCTGCCGAGCTTCGACGCCGACGTCGACCTGCGTTCGGACATGAAGGCGCGCTTCAGCTATGGCGAAACCATCGGCCGACCACGTTATGACCAGATCGCCGGCGGCCAGACCCTCGACAACCTGGCGCGCGTCGAAGGCGGCACCGGCAACCAGGGCAACCCGGCGCTGAAGCCCGTCAAGTCGAAGAACATCGACCTGGCCTTCGAGTGGTACTACGCGAAGTCGAGCTTCGTCTCGCTGAACCACTTCCGCAAGCACCTGGACAACTACGCCGGCCAGTCGCAGATCATTGCCCAGCCCTTCGGCGTGCGCACCCCGGTCGGCGGCGCCTACTGGAACGCGGCGCTGGCCAATGGCTGCGGCAACGGCGACACCACCTGCATCCGCAACTACATCCTGCGCAACTTCGCCGGCCAGCCTGGCGTGGAACGCGGCCCGGATGACGGCGCGGGCAACCCGACCGGCGTGATCACCGCGACCGCGACCGATCCGGTGGCGAACTTCCGCATCACCACCTTCTCGAACCAGAAGCGCGACCGCATCCGCGGCCTGGAATTCAACCTCCAGCACATGTTCGGCAACAGCGGTTTCGGCCTGGCGGCGAACTACACCTACGTGCACTCGGGTCTGCAGTACAACAACGCCAGCGTCGGCGAGCAGTTCGCGCTGGTCGGCCTGAGCGACTCGGCCAACCTGGTGGGTATCTTCGAGAACGACAAGTGGAACGTGCGCGCGGCCTACAACTGGCGCGACAAGTTCCTGTCCTCGACCTTCGACGGCGCGGGCCCCAACCCGAACTACGTCGAAGCCTACGGCCAGCTGGACCTGAGCATCGGCTACAACATCAACAAGAACCTGAGCTTGCAGTTCGAGGGCATCAACCTGACCGACGAGACCTCGCGCGTGCATGGCCGCACCAAGAACCAGGCGCTGTACGTGGTGCAGTCCGGCCCGCGCTACATGGTGGCGGCGCGCTACAAGTTCTGATGATCGCGTAGCAGGAAGGGGCCGCGGGTGTTTCGCCGCGGCCCGATCCGGGTTAGACTTCCCGCATCGCTTTTTTCAGGAAGCCCCCCATGGTGACGAGCACCATCAGTCACGTCGTGATCGTAGGCGGCGGGTCGGCCGGCTGGCTGACCGCCGCCGTTCTCGCCGCGCGCTACCGCCCGCTCGAACACGGCGGCCTGCGCATCACGCTGATCGAATCCCCCGACGTCGCGCCGATTGGCGTGGGCGAGGGCACCTGGCCCACCATGCGCGATACCCTGCGCGAGGCCGGGGTGTCCGAAACCGCCTTTTTCCGCTCCTGCGACGCCGCTTTCAAGCAGGGCTCGCGCTTCAACCGCTGGGTCAGCGGCGCCGAAGACGACTACTACTTCCACCCCTTCGTCCTGCCCCAGGGCTATGGCGAGACCGACCTCGGACGCCATTGGCAGAAGCGCCATGCACAGGTGCCCTTCGCCGACCTGGTGAGCTACCAGCCCCACCTGTGCGTGGCCGGGCGCGCGCCCAAGCAGGTGAGCACCCCCGAATTCGCGGGCGTGGCCAATTACGGCTACCACCTGGACGCCGGCAAGTTCGGCCTCTTCCTCAAGGCTCACTGCCTCGAGAAGCTGGGCGTGCACTACGTGCCCGACCACGTCACCGGCATCCGCTCGCACGAGAACGGCGACATCGCGGCCCTGCACACCAAGGAGCACGGCGAGCTCGAAGCCGACCTGTTCGTCGACTGCACCGGCATGCAGTCCATGCTGCTCGGGAAGCACTACGGCGTGCCCCTGCTGTCGCAGAAGCACGTGCTGTTCAACGACAGCGCGCTGGCGGTGCAGGTGCCCTATGCCGGCGAGAACGACCCGATCGCCTCCCAGACCACCTCCACCGCGCAGAGCGCGGGCTGGATCTGGGACATCGGCCTGCCGACCCGGCGCGGCGTGGGTCATGTGTATTCCAGCGCCCACGTCTCGGACGAAGAGGCCGAGCGCGAGCTGCGCGCCTACCTCAAGTCCACCGGCGTCACGGGCGAGATCCCGGCGCCGCGCAAGCTGGGCTTCCAGCCCGGCTACCGCGAGAAATTCTGGCACCGCAACTGCGTCGCCATCGGCCTGTCGGCCGGCTTCATCGAACCGCTGGAGGCCTCGGCCCTGGCCATGGTCGAGCTGTCGGCCGCCATGCTGGCCGACGAAATGCCGGTCACCCGCGACCAGCTCGACGCGTGCGCGCAACGTTTCAACGAGACCTTCACCTACCGCTGGGAGCGGGTGATCGACTTCCTCAAGCTGCACTACGTGCTGAGCCGACGCGAGGACAGCGACTACTGGCGCGACAACCGGCGCCCGGAAACCATCCCGGAGCGGCTGGCGAATCTGCTGACCCTCTGGCGCCACCGCCCTCCCTCGCGCTACGATATCAACCGCATCCAGGAAGTATTCCCGGCGGCGAGCTACCAGTACGTCATGTACGGAATGGGCTTCCGCCACGAACCCGGGCCGGCGCTGCGTCATGAAGACGCGGCGCTGGCCGACAGCTACCTGCGCGAAGCGGCGAGCCTGACTCGCCGGATGCTGCCGGCCCTGCCGGACAACCGCGCACTCATCGACCATATCCGGCGTCATGGGCTGCAACAACGATAAACCAGAAAGAAAGAGACACACATGCCCAACATCGCCCTGCTGAACAACGTCGAGCACAAGGACCTGCGCATCATCACCGATCACCGTCCCGGCCTGGGCGACGAGATCGCCTGGTGCCCGACCTACTCCAACGAGTTCCGCACGCTGCAGTCGACCTACCCGATCATCTTCCGCAAGATGGAAGACGGCATTCCTTATGAAGCGATCGTGCTGTTCGGCTTCACCGAGAACGAAAACCTGTTCCTCGGCCAGGACGGCTGGGACGCGCCCGTGATCCCGCTGCTGATCCAGCGCCAGCCCTTCATGATCGGCCTGCGCGGCGAGGAACTGATGATCCAGGTCGACCTGGACAACCCGCGCGTCAGCCGCACCGAAGGCGTGCCGGTGTTCCTCGAGCACGGCGGCAGCACCGAATACCTCGACACCGTCAACAGCATCCTGTCGACCATCCACCACGGCCTGCAGCGCGAAGCCGGCTTCATGGCCGCGCTCGAGAAATACCAGCTGCTCGAGACTTTCGCGCTCGACATCCAGCTCGACGACGGCTCGATGAACCGCATGTCGGGCTTCTACACCATCAACGAAGAACGCCTGGCCGCCCTGGAAGCCGAGGCCCTGGGCGAGCTGCACCGCGCCGGCTACCTGGCCCCGATCTACTTCGCCCTGGCCTCGCTGTCGAACTTCCGCAATCTCATCGATCGCAAGAACCGCAGGCTGCGCCATGCTACCGATCGCCAATAAAATCCGCGAAATCACCGGCCTGCGCCCGGGCGACCTGGGCGACGCCATCCTGACCTCCACCGAGCCGCTGCTGCTGCGCGGCCTGGTGGCCGACTGGCCGCTGGTGCGCGCAGCGCGCGCTTCGCAGGACGAGGCCGACGCCTACCTGCGCCGCTTCTACCGCGACGCCACGGTCAACGCCATGCTGGGCGCGCCCGAGATCGAGGGCCGCTACTTCTACAACGAAGACCTGACCGGCTTCAATTTCTACCCGATCCGGGTGCGCCTGGACGCCGTGCTGGACGAGCTGCAGAAGCACCGCCACACCGAGCCGCCGCCCTCGATCTACGTGGGCTCGACCACGATCGACACCAGCCTGCCGGGCCTGCGCGCCGAGAACGACGTCGACCTGGGCGAGCGCGACCCCCTGGTGAGCCTGTGGATCGGCAACCGCACCCGCATCGCCGCCCACTACGACCTGCCGGACAACCTGGCCTGCGTGGCCGCCGGCCACCGCCGCTTCACGCTGTTCCCGCCGGACCAGCTGAACAACCTCTACGTCGGCCCGCTCGACTACACGCCGGCCGGCCAGGCCATCAGCCTGGTGGACTTCGCCAGGCCCGATTACGAGAAATTCCCGCGCTTCGCCCAGGCCCTGGAACACGCCCAGGTGGCCGAGATGGAGCCGGGCGACGCCCTGTTCATTCCCAGCATGTGGTGGCACCATGTGGAAGCGCTGGACCGCTTCAACATCCTGGTGAACTACTGGTGGCGCCAGTCGCCGGGCTACATGGACACGCCGACCAACGCCCTGATGCACGCCCTGATGACGGTGCGCGACCTGCCGCCGGCCCAGCGCAAGGCCTGGGAAGGCCTGTTCCGCCACTACGTGTTCGAGGCCAACGAGGACACCGCCGCCCACATCCCGGAAGACGCGCGCCGCATCCTGGCGCCGCTGGACGACGACATGACGCGCGCGATCCGCACCCAATTACTCAAGCGGATGAACCGCTGACAGGAGACAGACGTGGAACACAGCAAGCAAACGACGGGCGGCGCGCGGCCGGTGCGCCGGGTGGTGATCGCCGGCGGCGGCACCGCCGGCTGGATGGCGGCGGCCTGCATCTCGAAGGTGCTGGGCAAGCGCCTCGACATCAAGCTGATCGAATCCGACGAGATCGGCACGGTGGGCGTGGGCGAGGCCACCATCCCGACCCTGGTGCACTTCCACAAGCTGCTCGAGATTAACGAGCAGGAGTTCATGGCCGCCACCAAGGCGACCTTCAAGCTCGGCATCAGCTTCGAGGGCTGGCGCAACGTCAAGGAAGACTACATCCACTCCTTCGGCATGACCGGCACCGACCACTGGACCGCCGGCTTCCAGCACTTCTGGCACAAGGGCCGCGAGCGCGGCCTGGCGGGCGACTACGGCGACTACTGCCTGGAGCTGCGCGCGGCCCAGGAAAAGCGCTTCGCCCACCTGCCGCGCGACGGCATGAACTACGCCTACCACCTGGACGCGACCGCCTACGCGCGCTTCCTGCGCCAGTTCAGCGAGCGCCACGGGGTGCAGCGCATCGAGGGCAAGATCGTCGACGTCACCACCAGCGCGCTGACGGGCCACATCCGCTCGATCACCCTGGATTCCGGCGCCGACATCGAGGGCGACCTGTTCATCGACTGCACCGGTTTCCGCGCGCTCCTGATCGGCCAGGCCATGAAGGTGGACTACGAGGACTGGTCGCAATGGCTGTTCAACGACAGCGCGGCGGCGGTGCAGACGATGTCGGTGGGCGAAGCCGTGCCCTACACCCGCTCGATCGCCCACGGCTTCGGCTGGCAGTGGCGCATCCCGCTGCAGCACCGCGTGGGCAACGGCATCGTGTTCTCGAGCCGCTACGCCGGGGAAGAGCAGGCGATCCAGGCCCTGATGGACAATGTCGAGGGCGAGGCCCTGATGAAGCCGCGCGTGATCAAGTTCACGCCGGGCCAGCGCAGGCAGGTCTGGAAGGGCAACTGCCTGGCCATCGGCCTGGCCAGCGGCTTCCTCGAGCCGATCGAATCGACCAGCATCCACCTGATCCAGCGCAGTATTGTCCGCCTGATGCAGATGTTCCCGAGCGACGGCATTTCGCAGTCGGACGTGGACGAGTACAACAAGCAGGCCTGGACCGAGATCGAGCACATCCGCGATTTCATCATCCTGCACTACCACGTCACCAACCGCGGTGACACGCCCTACTGGCGCGACGCCCGCAACATGGACGTGCCGGCCAGCCTGCGCCACAAGATCGACCTGTTCCGCGAGACCGGGCGCGTGTTCCGCATTTCGAACGAGCTGTTCGCCGAGAATTCGTGGATCCAGGTGATGCTGGGGCAGGGCGTGATGCCGGCGAGCCACCACCAGGCGGCCGACCTGATGGGCGACATCGAGCTGTCGCAGTTCCTGGGGTCGATCAAGGGGTCGATCGACAAGACCGTGAGTCAGCTGCCGTCGCACCAGCAATACGTCGAGCGTTACTGCAAGTCGCCGATGTAAATCGTCGGGCCAAACGTCGTTAGCTTAAAAACGGCGTTGGCCCCAAAACGTCGTCAGCCCCAAAACGTCGTTAGCCCCAAAACGTCGTTAGCCCCAAAAAGTCGTTAGCCTAAAAACGTCGTCCCCGCGAAGGCGGGGACCCAAGTTAAGCGCTGTGGTAACGCATAAAACTTGGGTCCCCGCCTTCGCGGGGACGACGTTGTTTACTGCTTGGTTTTTTTCAGCGGCGCCGCTTTATTCGGCCGCCACCTTCTGGCGATGCAGGTTCGCGTACTTCACCCCGAAGTACATGATGAACAGGTAGCAGGCCGCCGGCACCAGGAAGGACGGTTGCAGGCCGATGGTGTCGGCGAACATGCCCTGCACGAAAGGCACGATGGCCCCGCCCACGATGGCCATGCACAGGATGCCCGAACCCTGGCCGGTGTACTTGCCCAGCCCGTGCAGCGCCATGCTGAAGATGGTCGGGAACATGATCGAGTTGCAC
Above is a genomic segment from Massilia sp. KIM containing:
- a CDS encoding TonB-dependent receptor, whose product is MSLAVASACAAYLPASAQDQAASSSSASTTPTSAASQATDTASAPGLSPGGTTQTVVVTGLRASLESSLNLKRNAQGFVDGIVAEDIGKFPDTNLAESLQRISGVSIDRSIGEGSKVTVRGVGPDFNLVLLNGRQMPTSGLGDRNGRAFDFANLASESVSQIQVYKSARAETPTGGIGATINIITPRPLSRPGLQASVGVKGVYDKSALNLPDDVRRGDNVTPEISGIYSNTSADGRFGIAITGSYQERNLGFNQASVGNGWKGPFRGDENNWGTIPQPGTPGSELITNRPKPGDVYQVPQNLNYSLNGVQRQRTNGQVVFQFAPTKALTTTLDYTYSENKVQTRRNDVSAWFNFGPSSSSWTDGPVASPLVYTELIPAGNSDIAMGAADFATKNENKSLGFNAAWKVNSDVRLEFDIHHSTAESTPDSPYGSSNTLGTASFSRGDTSVDFTQEFPVLSIKGADFARAPQQVTGSVFENGYMKTEIDQVQTHGSWKMLEASELKFGLAATKVDYRSAFSVQQRDTWTGATSPADYPASAFHRETLRKYFDNLSGSGNPNLFNQFNTFDFEEVRNLAIKATGRPDLYTPKTTYDTDRRTEEKSKSLYLQFNTDWDTRFPLHTSIGVRYEKTDVTSTALVPTPLAITWVSQNELPIKFGDAGFTTLKGKYNHVLPSFDADVDLRSDMKARFSYGETIGRPRYDQIAGGQTLDNLARVEGGTGNQGNPALKPVKSKNIDLAFEWYYAKSSFVSLNHFRKHLDNYAGQSQIIAQPFGVRTPVGGAYWNAALANGCGNGDTTCIRNYILRNFAGQPGVERGPDDGAGNPTGVITATATDPVANFRITTFSNQKRDRIRGLEFNLQHMFGNSGFGLAANYTYVHSGLQYNNASVGEQFALVGLSDSANLVGIFENDKWNVRAAYNWRDKFLSSTFDGAGPNPNYVEAYGQLDLSIGYNINKNLSLQFEGINLTDETSRVHGRTKNQALYVVQSGPRYMVAARYKF
- a CDS encoding tryptophan halogenase family protein; its protein translation is MVTSTISHVVIVGGGSAGWLTAAVLAARYRPLEHGGLRITLIESPDVAPIGVGEGTWPTMRDTLREAGVSETAFFRSCDAAFKQGSRFNRWVSGAEDDYYFHPFVLPQGYGETDLGRHWQKRHAQVPFADLVSYQPHLCVAGRAPKQVSTPEFAGVANYGYHLDAGKFGLFLKAHCLEKLGVHYVPDHVTGIRSHENGDIAALHTKEHGELEADLFVDCTGMQSMLLGKHYGVPLLSQKHVLFNDSALAVQVPYAGENDPIASQTTSTAQSAGWIWDIGLPTRRGVGHVYSSAHVSDEEAERELRAYLKSTGVTGEIPAPRKLGFQPGYREKFWHRNCVAIGLSAGFIEPLEASALAMVELSAAMLADEMPVTRDQLDACAQRFNETFTYRWERVIDFLKLHYVLSRREDSDYWRDNRRPETIPERLANLLTLWRHRPPSRYDINRIQEVFPAASYQYVMYGMGFRHEPGPALRHEDAALADSYLREAASLTRRMLPALPDNRALIDHIRRHGLQQR
- a CDS encoding SapC family protein; this encodes MPNIALLNNVEHKDLRIITDHRPGLGDEIAWCPTYSNEFRTLQSTYPIIFRKMEDGIPYEAIVLFGFTENENLFLGQDGWDAPVIPLLIQRQPFMIGLRGEELMIQVDLDNPRVSRTEGVPVFLEHGGSTEYLDTVNSILSTIHHGLQREAGFMAALEKYQLLETFALDIQLDDGSMNRMSGFYTINEERLAALEAEALGELHRAGYLAPIYFALASLSNFRNLIDRKNRRLRHATDRQ
- a CDS encoding cupin-like domain-containing protein, which encodes MLPIANKIREITGLRPGDLGDAILTSTEPLLLRGLVADWPLVRAARASQDEADAYLRRFYRDATVNAMLGAPEIEGRYFYNEDLTGFNFYPIRVRLDAVLDELQKHRHTEPPPSIYVGSTTIDTSLPGLRAENDVDLGERDPLVSLWIGNRTRIAAHYDLPDNLACVAAGHRRFTLFPPDQLNNLYVGPLDYTPAGQAISLVDFARPDYEKFPRFAQALEHAQVAEMEPGDALFIPSMWWHHVEALDRFNILVNYWWRQSPGYMDTPTNALMHALMTVRDLPPAQRKAWEGLFRHYVFEANEDTAAHIPEDARRILAPLDDDMTRAIRTQLLKRMNR
- a CDS encoding tryptophan halogenase family protein, with the protein product MEHSKQTTGGARPVRRVVIAGGGTAGWMAAACISKVLGKRLDIKLIESDEIGTVGVGEATIPTLVHFHKLLEINEQEFMAATKATFKLGISFEGWRNVKEDYIHSFGMTGTDHWTAGFQHFWHKGRERGLAGDYGDYCLELRAAQEKRFAHLPRDGMNYAYHLDATAYARFLRQFSERHGVQRIEGKIVDVTTSALTGHIRSITLDSGADIEGDLFIDCTGFRALLIGQAMKVDYEDWSQWLFNDSAAAVQTMSVGEAVPYTRSIAHGFGWQWRIPLQHRVGNGIVFSSRYAGEEQAIQALMDNVEGEALMKPRVIKFTPGQRRQVWKGNCLAIGLASGFLEPIESTSIHLIQRSIVRLMQMFPSDGISQSDVDEYNKQAWTEIEHIRDFIILHYHVTNRGDTPYWRDARNMDVPASLRHKIDLFRETGRVFRISNELFAENSWIQVMLGQGVMPASHHQAADLMGDIELSQFLGSIKGSIDKTVSQLPSHQQYVERYCKSPM